In one window of bacterium DNA:
- the smc gene encoding chromosome segregation protein SMC, which yields MYLSKLEILGFKSFANKTNVVLNDGITAIVGPNGCGKTNIVDALRWALGEQRYSTLRSDKMEDVIFNGTKMRKPIGLAEVSLTIENNKGILPLDYSEVTVTRRVFRSGESEYMMNRTICRLKDITNLFMDTGMGANAYSVIELKMVETILSDKVEERRRLFEEAAGVTKYKARRKEALRKLSDVEADLLRVDDIIAEVSKAVNSLNRQAKKAERYNEYMERLRVLEIDVMQRDYDNLHRRLEPLQERLQSTIVERDSMGQRMTEEETLLEAYRNEEEEIELRLQSHRDGYDGLVARISEARQHLLVSEERERSLHQRAERLRQDKQNYEIRISETESKKKELTSTLEQEAEALSVLERGGEEKRAAHLAIEEQVSEKKLQTESRQQRRLQLTQQIAHEENETEKLEARKETIEKVLARLDAEDRDAEENLSSLRARMEEQNAGQAALSETVLAAEREFHVMDERKQALRGEIDQLQNRAFEIQGLIGEKMTRIDFLNGLVDRLEGYNESVQHLLRNRSWATSRYGTIADAINTREDLRVAVEAVLGDAAHYILVNDVTEAISGLQNLKEYRKGKATFAVLSRLPSSSASTFPIAGDGILGWAIELVRYEPQYNDLFSMLLRHVLIVRDAEVANSCIREYPDIRCVTVSGDIFDSNGLVRGGSHGQEEGSMIGKKDQIAALTKEVESLKEKLLENQSVLEEKNLDYSGIDLKSLAENMKQTQQELSAYERQVAQMMFEIEKFERSIEKNREERERLRDEGEEIDSREQELEPRIAELRAQQDAIEAEVQREAEVLSELEKAYNRSNEEANSANLAVVQKRGEIQNLRNEFERLSVTLQDTEHALDNASREIVQSEEEAVQLVDELAELRRNLEEMEQSRGNSKETLSVIEQELEAKRAESRAIEKALHEERQKQNQNVNLVHEIELKVSEIKQRISSLAEHALEEFEMQLTRGTAEDDDVFDLAQAREEINDLRQKIRALGPVNPLAFEEWKEEKDRLDLLTTQRDDLIQSEHTLKDTIREINETAKQKFTETFTQVRENFINIFKSLFDEGDEADLILQENEDPLEAKIDIVAKPRGKRPHSIDMLSGGEKTLTAIALLFAIYLVKPSPFCILDEVDAPLDDANIDRYIKILKEFSTNTQFIVVTHNKRTMAAADTLYGVTMEEEGVSKLVAVNFSKETVARFAHN from the coding sequence ATGTATTTAAGCAAACTCGAAATCCTCGGGTTCAAATCCTTCGCGAATAAAACCAATGTCGTTCTCAACGATGGCATTACCGCCATCGTGGGTCCCAATGGCTGCGGGAAAACAAATATCGTCGACGCATTGCGCTGGGCGCTGGGTGAACAGCGTTACTCAACGCTGCGCAGCGACAAGATGGAAGATGTCATTTTCAATGGCACCAAGATGCGCAAGCCCATCGGACTCGCCGAGGTGTCACTCACCATCGAAAACAACAAGGGCATCCTCCCTCTCGATTACAGTGAAGTCACCGTTACCCGGCGGGTCTTCCGCTCCGGTGAAAGCGAATACATGATGAACCGGACGATCTGTCGTCTCAAGGACATCACCAACCTGTTCATGGATACGGGGATGGGCGCGAATGCGTATTCGGTGATCGAGCTGAAAATGGTGGAAACCATTTTGAGCGACAAGGTCGAAGAACGTCGCCGCCTGTTTGAAGAAGCTGCCGGGGTCACGAAATACAAGGCGCGGCGCAAGGAAGCACTGCGTAAACTCAGCGATGTCGAAGCAGACCTCCTGCGTGTCGACGATATCATCGCGGAAGTCAGTAAGGCTGTGAACTCGCTGAACCGCCAGGCGAAAAAAGCGGAACGGTACAATGAGTACATGGAACGCCTTCGCGTTCTCGAAATCGACGTGATGCAGCGGGACTATGACAATCTTCATCGCCGGCTCGAACCGCTCCAGGAACGGCTGCAGAGCACTATTGTCGAGCGTGACAGTATGGGCCAGCGCATGACAGAAGAGGAGACACTGCTCGAGGCCTACAGAAACGAAGAAGAAGAAATCGAGCTGCGCCTGCAATCGCATCGAGACGGCTATGACGGGCTCGTCGCGCGCATCAGCGAAGCGCGCCAGCACCTGCTGGTCAGTGAAGAGCGCGAACGCAGTCTGCATCAGCGGGCAGAACGTCTGCGCCAGGATAAACAGAACTATGAGATCCGTATATCTGAAACAGAGAGTAAGAAAAAGGAACTCACCTCCACCCTGGAACAGGAAGCGGAAGCACTGAGTGTGCTTGAACGCGGTGGCGAAGAGAAACGCGCGGCGCATCTCGCGATCGAAGAGCAGGTGTCGGAGAAAAAGCTGCAGACGGAATCCCGTCAGCAGCGGCGTCTGCAGCTGACGCAGCAGATTGCGCATGAGGAAAACGAGACCGAGAAGCTCGAAGCGCGGAAGGAAACGATCGAGAAGGTACTCGCACGGCTGGACGCGGAAGACCGTGATGCGGAAGAAAACCTCTCCTCGCTCCGTGCACGTATGGAGGAACAGAATGCCGGACAGGCGGCGCTCTCTGAAACGGTGCTCGCGGCCGAACGTGAATTCCACGTCATGGATGAGCGCAAACAGGCGCTGCGCGGTGAGATCGACCAGCTTCAGAATCGGGCATTCGAGATTCAGGGGCTCATCGGTGAGAAAATGACACGCATCGATTTTCTCAACGGACTGGTGGATCGTCTCGAAGGTTACAATGAGAGTGTTCAGCATCTGCTCCGCAATCGGAGCTGGGCGACGTCCCGCTACGGCACCATCGCCGACGCGATCAACACCCGGGAAGACCTTCGCGTCGCGGTCGAAGCGGTGCTCGGTGATGCCGCACATTATATCCTGGTCAACGATGTCACGGAAGCCATCAGCGGATTGCAGAATCTCAAGGAGTACCGCAAAGGCAAGGCGACGTTCGCAGTCCTTTCGCGCCTCCCATCATCGAGTGCAAGTACATTTCCCATTGCGGGAGATGGAATTCTGGGATGGGCGATCGAGCTCGTGCGCTATGAGCCCCAGTACAACGATCTCTTCTCGATGCTTTTGCGTCACGTGCTCATCGTGCGTGATGCCGAAGTCGCTAACAGCTGTATACGTGAATATCCTGATATCCGCTGCGTGACCGTGAGCGGTGACATCTTCGACAGCAACGGGCTCGTTCGCGGCGGCAGCCATGGACAGGAAGAAGGCAGCATGATCGGCAAGAAGGATCAGATTGCTGCCCTGACCAAAGAGGTTGAATCTCTCAAGGAGAAGCTGCTCGAGAATCAGTCTGTTCTCGAAGAAAAGAATCTGGATTACAGCGGCATCGATTTGAAATCACTTGCTGAAAACATGAAGCAGACGCAGCAGGAGCTTTCCGCATACGAGCGCCAGGTTGCGCAGATGATGTTTGAAATCGAGAAATTCGAACGCAGCATCGAAAAGAATCGCGAGGAACGCGAACGCCTTCGCGATGAGGGCGAAGAAATCGACAGCCGTGAGCAGGAACTCGAACCGCGCATCGCCGAGCTTCGTGCGCAGCAGGATGCCATCGAAGCCGAGGTGCAGCGGGAAGCTGAGGTCCTCAGTGAGCTGGAAAAGGCGTACAACCGGAGCAACGAAGAAGCGAACAGCGCGAACCTGGCCGTGGTACAGAAGCGTGGCGAGATACAGAATCTGCGCAATGAATTCGAACGGTTGAGCGTCACCCTGCAGGATACCGAGCATGCGCTCGACAATGCGTCCCGTGAAATCGTGCAGTCCGAAGAAGAAGCTGTGCAGCTCGTGGACGAACTCGCGGAGCTGCGGCGCAATCTCGAAGAAATGGAACAGAGCCGGGGCAATTCGAAGGAAACACTGTCGGTCATCGAACAGGAACTCGAAGCAAAACGCGCCGAATCACGCGCCATTGAAAAAGCGCTGCATGAGGAACGACAGAAACAGAATCAGAATGTCAACCTCGTGCATGAAATCGAGTTGAAGGTCAGTGAAATCAAACAGCGCATCTCCTCCCTTGCCGAACACGCGCTCGAGGAATTCGAGATGCAGCTCACCCGCGGCACGGCGGAGGATGATGACGTTTTCGATCTCGCACAGGCGAGAGAAGAGATCAATGACCTGCGTCAGAAAATCCGTGCGCTCGGTCCGGTCAATCCCCTCGCCTTCGAGGAATGGAAAGAGGAGAAAGACCGTCTCGATCTGCTGACGACGCAGCGGGATGATCTGATCCAGTCCGAACATACGCTGAAGGACACCATTCGCGAGATCAATGAAACCGCGAAACAGAAATTCACGGAAACCTTCACCCAGGTCCGTGAGAATTTTATCAACATCTTCAAATCGCTGTTCGACGAAGGTGACGAGGCGGATCTTATTCTGCAGGAAAACGAGGATCCTCTCGAAGCGAAAATTGATATCGTCGCCAAGCCCCGTGGCAAGCGTCCCCATTCCATCGATATGCTTTCAGGTGGAGAAAAAACGCTCACGGCCATCGCACTGCTCTTCGCTATTTACCTGGTGAAACCCAGTCCCTTCTGTATTCTCGATGAAGTCGATGCACCGCTGGATGATGCGAACATCGATCGCTATATCAAGATTCTGAAGGAATTCTCCACGAACACGCAGTTCATCGTGGTCACGCATAACAAGCGCACCATGGCGGCTGCGGACACACTGTACGGTGTAACCATGGAGGAAGAAGGTGTTTCGAAACTCGTGGCGGTGAATTTCTCAAAAGAAACGGTCGCGCGTTTCGCGCACAATTGA
- the msrB gene encoding peptide-methionine (R)-S-oxide reductase MsrB gives MRYITFLALILFAGSSCLAQSCGEGDLMKAHDGKASTVKQNNNGEQVMFSIEKSNADWQKALSKEEYRVLREGGTEIAFTGKYYKTDADGVYRCAGCGNVLFTSKEKYHSGSGWPSFYAPKDNKNIVIREDRSHGMVREEVLCAACGGHLGHVFNDGPKPTGLRYCINSVSLDFESDKTAEK, from the coding sequence ATGAGATATATCACCTTTCTCGCTTTGATCCTGTTCGCCGGCAGCAGCTGTCTGGCACAGAGCTGTGGAGAAGGCGACCTGATGAAAGCGCATGACGGGAAAGCAAGCACCGTGAAGCAGAACAACAACGGAGAACAGGTCATGTTTTCGATAGAGAAAAGCAACGCTGACTGGCAAAAGGCACTGAGCAAGGAGGAATACCGCGTCCTTCGGGAAGGCGGTACGGAAATCGCCTTCACCGGGAAATACTACAAGACCGACGCGGATGGCGTGTACCGCTGCGCGGGCTGCGGCAACGTACTGTTCACCTCCAAGGAGAAATATCATTCCGGATCCGGCTGGCCTTCGTTTTACGCACCGAAGGACAACAAGAATATTGTGATTCGGGAAGACCGCAGTCACGGCATGGTACGCGAAGAAGTGCTCTGCGCCGCCTGCGGCGGACATCTCGGACACGTCTTCAACGATGGTCCGAAACCTACAGGACTGCGTTACTGCATCAACTCCGTCTCGCTGGACTTCGAAAGCGACAAAACCGCGGAGAAATAA
- the sthA gene encoding Si-specific NAD(P)(+) transhydrogenase, translating to MEKIYDIIVIGSGPGGEGASIKAAKAGKSVAVVERHFEVGGGCTHWGTIPSKSLIHVIQQYAELRQSRLFDKVSRTLKLTYEELMESVEKVVAQQVRDRQGFYDRNGIDVINGEASFVDANSIQVREIDGALRTFRAKNFVIATGSHPYHPDDVDFDNPYVVDSDTILKIQRIPDSITIYGAGVIGSEYASAFRGLDVKVNLVNTRARMLEFLDDEISDALSYHMRDEEGILIRQNEEYDRVEVVDDGVILHLKTGKKIKSDVLLWANGRTGNSASLGLEALGIEVDHRGNIRTNEHYQTAVDHIYAVGDIVGFPSLSSAAYDQGRYVGTHIIEGKCDVTLVQDFPTGIYTTPEIASVGKTERELTEAKVPYEVGRSFFRNLARGQITGKTAGMLKILFHRETLQVLGIHCFGQNASEIVHIGQAIMTQPDEHNSIKYFINTTFNYPTMAEAYRVAALNGYNRLF from the coding sequence ATGGAAAAAATATACGATATCATAGTCATCGGCAGTGGTCCCGGTGGCGAAGGTGCTTCAATCAAAGCGGCCAAGGCGGGGAAATCCGTTGCGGTCGTGGAACGGCATTTTGAAGTCGGGGGTGGCTGCACGCACTGGGGCACCATCCCGAGCAAATCCCTTATTCACGTTATCCAGCAGTATGCAGAGCTGCGGCAAAGCCGTCTCTTCGACAAGGTGTCGCGCACGCTGAAGCTGACGTATGAAGAACTCATGGAAAGCGTGGAAAAGGTCGTCGCCCAGCAGGTACGCGACCGCCAGGGCTTCTATGACCGGAACGGCATCGATGTGATCAACGGCGAAGCCAGCTTCGTGGATGCCAACAGCATCCAGGTGCGTGAAATAGATGGTGCGCTGCGCACGTTCCGGGCGAAAAATTTCGTGATTGCCACGGGTTCGCACCCGTATCACCCCGACGATGTGGATTTTGACAACCCGTATGTTGTCGACAGCGACACCATTCTGAAAATCCAGCGGATTCCCGACAGTATCACCATTTATGGTGCCGGCGTTATCGGCAGCGAGTACGCTTCGGCGTTCCGCGGACTGGATGTGAAGGTGAACCTGGTCAACACGCGCGCGCGCATGCTGGAGTTTCTTGATGATGAGATCAGTGACGCGCTCAGCTACCATATGCGCGACGAAGAAGGCATTCTCATTCGACAGAATGAAGAATACGACCGCGTCGAGGTGGTTGATGACGGGGTGATTCTGCATCTGAAAACCGGGAAGAAAATCAAATCCGACGTCCTGCTCTGGGCAAATGGACGCACAGGAAACTCGGCGAGTCTCGGACTCGAGGCGCTCGGCATCGAAGTCGACCACCGCGGCAATATTCGCACCAACGAGCATTATCAAACGGCGGTCGACCATATCTATGCCGTGGGCGATATCGTCGGTTTCCCCTCGCTTTCAAGCGCGGCCTACGATCAGGGGAGGTATGTTGGAACGCATATTATCGAAGGGAAATGCGATGTCACGCTGGTGCAGGATTTCCCGACAGGGATTTACACTACCCCTGAAATTGCAAGCGTGGGTAAAACCGAGCGGGAACTGACCGAGGCCAAGGTGCCGTATGAAGTCGGCCGCTCATTTTTCCGCAATCTTGCACGTGGACAGATTACCGGGAAAACCGCGGGCATGTTGAAAATCCTCTTCCACCGGGAAACACTGCAGGTACTGGGAATTCACTGTTTCGGTCAGAACGCTTCCGAAATCGTGCATATCGGCCAGGCCATCATGACGCAGCCCGACGAGCACAACAGCATCAAGTATTTTATCAATACGACGTTCAATTATCCCACGATGGCGGAAGCCTATCGCGTCGCCGCGCTTAACGGCTACAACCGCCTGTTCTGA
- a CDS encoding VWA domain-containing protein, producing MVVRYLFSVLLACVLLHPLNAQPNLLFKRIEVTYPTIRLAFKVTCDGAFRNDLQPQDFEVYENGLKVKDATIWCPPEVDCCVSVSLVFDRSGSMVGEKIENVKKGGIAFVNSMNPDGLPCDEAAVVSFSHGDDVVLDLPMTTKKPDLLGAIDSMKANGLTALWDASAMGIDELVRNGTNRCKAVIILSDGGDNNSQIYKKVEEVIQHALLNNVKVYTIGYGIQNAEHAQDLQNFAFATGGQYYFSADGSDLAQIYASIKQSIKDAYQECLITYEAGCPDGTQRTVELVLKNYCGGTVARTRTYMAPLDRSQFQDVHIDIGEDDVGATKDVVVPVTLETPVNAVFSKASIAIGYDYNVLNFRSISTAGTLLEGKALIANEAGSRVNVSLKEHVEMNTAGGVLFYLHFTAGDVARATTTPVYMINWTFDAYCLNPQMSNGFVRIRPREPELNCEITAPDALNWNDQEKRYEPNPFNVEVRVNNTGTKEAFGVRATLVTDPAIVTLVTPQIPVQDLSPNLIYPGGTGYANWTLQVKEIEDLDSIPIYFSITADNNPTQACWKRIVVDPALSSALACDIQSVDTVFFREQYYEPVEFDVHVTAHNVGSGQTKDVRAQLLQDTRFTIVPPASKQLADVLLSQESASDSFRVKMHPRDTDGYDTLRVNIQGDDTNPAWCEWPVYVQRVRMPEFSLLCTTVDDSLEFNEATYEYEPNPFVVRTLAENIGETYAEDCQLIFVGPSRFEPVAGSNPRDAGTMQIGDRHEENWLIRALDRNIGGWDTLVFQVQGRGGLDRPIVLTECRLPIYVPPIRKPEYTMSCSLIDSLVYENNQYSPDPIEFSLRITNTGNALGRGLHPTIVPPPSVSLAAGEDAQKYVPALATNESRIVTWRLHPESRGNDGVYRVCAQVVDSVGISAQCCQDIFIPRTENPDLKLTCWSIDTLYLDASSGQYLGNPFDVTLDVNNIGLGTAENVRASIAVLGSFIRILGDVEQNLGDISNELSSRVNWQVEALRREEPADVPIVLTVVADNHPPVECNLVVHIPATQTPVLESVCSSIPEDSLFFDWSTGRFEYTECTLTYTITNTGAADAQNVRALLILPSGVILSAGEETQKTLSPSLLHPGESGTVTWRFSAKRADDDMMRSFRFIARADNAEDAECIDDLFIQGSPRHLTLQLPSYTLLRYSEKRDIPIRIDSTIGKDLSEYVLHLYYDPTVISLLSVSNAGTLTNIGWVGARMQEVEKGHVQISDYTTGTPLGTTEGVLLNLKVEGIYNDHRDLASFGESVLDLDEENVLLNRGAITPHTVDGRVIVTNECLEPLVATERYVLEQNRPNPFNPETVISFNIPKEDHVRLAVFDRHGREITVLRNRIMSAGRHSVHFTADNLPSGVYFYRLEYGGSFDVRKMILSR from the coding sequence ATGGTGGTACGTTACCTGTTTTCTGTTCTCCTCGCCTGTGTGCTGCTTCATCCTCTGAATGCCCAGCCCAATCTGCTGTTCAAGCGGATCGAGGTCACTTATCCTACGATACGTCTGGCATTCAAGGTGACCTGCGACGGCGCCTTCCGCAATGATCTTCAACCACAGGACTTCGAAGTCTACGAAAACGGCCTCAAGGTCAAGGACGCCACTATCTGGTGTCCCCCTGAAGTAGACTGCTGTGTCTCCGTTTCCCTGGTCTTCGACCGGTCGGGGAGCATGGTTGGTGAGAAAATCGAAAATGTCAAGAAGGGCGGGATAGCCTTCGTCAACTCAATGAATCCCGACGGACTCCCCTGCGATGAAGCGGCGGTCGTAAGTTTCAGCCATGGAGATGATGTGGTACTGGATCTCCCCATGACCACAAAGAAACCGGATCTCCTCGGGGCCATCGATTCGATGAAAGCGAACGGGCTCACCGCGCTCTGGGATGCATCGGCCATGGGCATCGACGAGCTGGTGCGCAACGGCACGAATCGCTGCAAGGCTGTCATCATTCTCTCCGACGGCGGTGACAACAACAGCCAGATATATAAAAAGGTGGAGGAGGTCATTCAGCATGCGCTGCTCAACAACGTGAAGGTCTACACGATCGGGTATGGCATTCAGAACGCCGAGCATGCACAGGATCTTCAAAACTTCGCCTTCGCAACAGGGGGACAGTATTATTTCTCTGCCGACGGCAGCGACCTCGCGCAGATATACGCATCCATCAAGCAATCCATCAAGGACGCCTACCAGGAATGTCTCATTACCTATGAGGCCGGTTGTCCCGATGGCACACAGCGTACCGTCGAACTCGTGCTCAAGAACTATTGCGGCGGCACGGTTGCGCGTACACGCACGTACATGGCGCCGCTCGACCGTTCACAGTTTCAGGATGTGCACATCGACATTGGTGAAGACGATGTCGGCGCAACAAAAGATGTCGTAGTGCCCGTCACACTGGAAACTCCGGTGAACGCGGTGTTCAGCAAAGCCAGTATTGCCATCGGCTACGATTACAACGTACTGAACTTCAGGAGCATTTCAACAGCAGGGACGTTGCTCGAAGGCAAGGCGCTCATCGCCAACGAAGCCGGTTCACGCGTCAATGTCAGCCTCAAAGAGCATGTGGAAATGAATACCGCGGGCGGTGTACTGTTCTACCTGCATTTCACGGCCGGCGACGTGGCCCGGGCTACGACGACGCCGGTGTACATGATCAACTGGACCTTCGACGCCTACTGCCTCAATCCCCAGATGAGCAACGGCTTCGTGCGCATTCGTCCGCGCGAACCCGAACTCAACTGCGAGATTACGGCCCCGGATGCTCTGAACTGGAATGACCAGGAAAAACGTTACGAACCGAATCCCTTCAATGTCGAAGTGCGCGTCAACAACACGGGTACAAAAGAAGCCTTTGGGGTCCGTGCAACGCTCGTGACCGACCCCGCAATTGTGACGCTGGTCACCCCGCAGATTCCGGTGCAGGATCTCTCCCCGAATCTCATCTATCCGGGCGGGACGGGATACGCGAACTGGACATTGCAAGTGAAGGAAATAGAAGACCTGGATTCCATTCCCATTTATTTTTCCATCACTGCCGACAATAATCCGACACAGGCCTGCTGGAAGCGCATCGTCGTCGATCCCGCATTGTCATCAGCGCTCGCATGCGACATTCAATCCGTTGACACGGTGTTTTTCCGAGAGCAGTATTACGAACCGGTAGAATTCGACGTCCATGTCACCGCACACAATGTCGGCAGCGGTCAGACAAAGGATGTTCGGGCGCAGCTGCTGCAGGATACACGCTTCACCATTGTACCCCCGGCGAGCAAACAGCTCGCGGACGTACTCCTTTCCCAGGAAAGTGCAAGTGACTCTTTCCGGGTAAAGATGCATCCGCGTGATACCGATGGATACGATACGCTGCGCGTCAACATCCAGGGCGACGATACGAATCCCGCATGGTGCGAATGGCCCGTCTACGTGCAACGCGTGCGTATGCCCGAGTTCAGTCTGCTGTGCACCACCGTCGACGATTCGCTTGAATTCAATGAGGCGACATACGAGTACGAACCGAATCCCTTTGTCGTCCGCACCCTTGCCGAAAATATCGGCGAGACCTACGCGGAAGACTGTCAGCTGATATTCGTCGGTCCTTCTCGTTTCGAGCCGGTCGCGGGCAGCAATCCCCGCGATGCCGGAACGATGCAGATCGGCGACAGGCATGAAGAAAACTGGCTGATCCGCGCACTCGACAGAAATATCGGTGGCTGGGATACGCTGGTCTTCCAGGTGCAGGGCCGGGGCGGACTCGACAGACCCATCGTTCTGACCGAGTGCAGGCTTCCCATTTACGTTCCGCCAATTCGCAAGCCGGAATACACCATGAGCTGTTCGCTTATCGACAGCCTGGTGTATGAAAACAATCAGTACAGTCCCGACCCGATTGAGTTCAGTCTGCGCATCACGAACACGGGGAATGCGCTTGGACGCGGACTGCATCCCACCATCGTGCCTCCGCCATCGGTTTCGCTGGCTGCCGGAGAAGATGCACAGAAGTACGTTCCCGCTCTCGCCACCAATGAATCCCGCATCGTCACCTGGCGCCTCCATCCCGAATCTCGCGGCAATGATGGCGTTTACCGGGTTTGCGCGCAGGTCGTCGACTCCGTCGGCATCTCTGCACAATGCTGCCAGGACATTTTCATTCCGCGTACGGAAAATCCTGATCTGAAGCTGACATGCTGGTCCATCGATACGCTGTATCTCGATGCATCGAGCGGACAGTATCTCGGCAACCCCTTCGACGTCACGCTTGATGTCAATAATATCGGCCTTGGAACCGCGGAGAACGTACGCGCCAGCATCGCCGTGCTCGGTTCCTTTATCCGCATCCTCGGTGATGTGGAACAGAACCTGGGTGATATTTCCAACGAACTCAGTTCACGTGTGAACTGGCAGGTCGAAGCGCTCAGGCGTGAAGAACCGGCGGATGTTCCCATCGTACTCACCGTCGTTGCCGATAACCATCCTCCGGTGGAGTGCAACCTCGTCGTGCATATTCCCGCGACACAGACCCCTGTACTCGAAAGTGTCTGCAGTTCGATTCCCGAAGACAGCCTTTTCTTCGACTGGTCCACCGGCAGGTTCGAATACACCGAATGCACACTCACCTATACCATCACAAACACCGGTGCAGCGGATGCGCAGAATGTCCGCGCCCTGCTGATACTGCCTTCGGGCGTCATTCTCAGTGCCGGTGAGGAAACGCAGAAGACGCTGTCTCCCTCGCTGTTGCATCCCGGTGAGAGTGGTACGGTAACCTGGCGCTTCAGTGCGAAGCGTGCCGATGACGACATGATGCGTTCGTTCCGTTTCATCGCACGGGCTGACAATGCAGAAGACGCCGAATGCATCGACGACCTCTTCATTCAAGGCTCGCCGCGGCACCTGACACTGCAGCTTCCGTCCTACACCTTGCTGCGCTACAGCGAGAAGCGGGATATCCCCATCCGCATAGACAGCACCATCGGGAAGGATCTCTCCGAGTACGTGCTGCACCTGTACTATGATCCGACAGTGATCAGTCTGCTCAGCGTGTCCAACGCCGGCACACTGACGAACATCGGCTGGGTGGGTGCCCGCATGCAGGAAGTGGAAAAGGGCCACGTACAAATCAGCGACTATACCACCGGTACTCCACTCGGGACGACCGAAGGCGTGCTTCTCAATCTGAAGGTGGAAGGAATCTACAACGATCACCGTGACCTGGCTTCCTTCGGTGAAAGTGTTCTGGACCTCGATGAAGAAAACGTGCTGCTCAACCGCGGAGCCATCACACCTCACACCGTCGATGGACGTGTCATCGTAACCAACGAATGCCTGGAGCCGCTTGTCGCCACAGAGCGTTACGTTCTTGAGCAGAACAGACCGAATCCTTTCAATCCCGAAACGGTGATCTCATTCAACATCCCGAAGGAAGATCACGTGCGTCTGGCCGTGTTTGACCGGCATGGAAGGGAAATCACTGTCCTGCGCAACCGGATCATGTCCGCCGGCAGGCACAGCGTTCACTTCACGGCCGATAACCTGCCCTCTGGCGTGTATTTCTATCGCCTTGAATACGGCGGCAGTTTTGACGTTCGCAAAATGATCCTTTCACGTTAA
- a CDS encoding PIG-L family deacetylase — translation MSADTPFRLFCIFPHPDDESFLMGGSIAASVHRDNADVTLYTLTKGERSRNAAAQKMSPEEIAGLRIEEVRRAAEILGIRTHMQGDYPDGGLRDIDPRVLEEDIADKIRRIRPHVLCTFDVQGGSVHPDHITMHHVVKRIFVSLREEIPALQRLCFTVLPHDRVASWPRAVFGVERNRIDAIVPVGEYHAMEYAAVHAHHSVRRDVEENNFDDWMLWEEEYFSFFDESFPSPVQSLFHGLHRD, via the coding sequence ATGTCCGCGGACACCCCATTTCGCCTGTTCTGCATTTTTCCACATCCCGACGACGAATCCTTTCTCATGGGCGGCAGCATCGCCGCGAGCGTCCACCGCGATAACGCCGACGTCACACTGTATACACTGACGAAAGGCGAACGCAGCCGCAATGCAGCGGCCCAGAAAATGAGTCCGGAAGAAATCGCCGGTCTTCGTATTGAGGAGGTTCGGCGAGCCGCCGAAATACTGGGCATTCGAACGCATATGCAGGGGGATTATCCGGACGGGGGATTGCGTGACATCGATCCTCGCGTCCTTGAAGAAGACATCGCTGATAAAATCCGCAGAATTCGTCCGCACGTCCTCTGTACCTTCGATGTACAGGGTGGCTCCGTACATCCGGATCACATCACCATGCACCATGTTGTCAAACGGATTTTCGTAAGCCTGCGTGAGGAAATTCCGGCCCTGCAGCGCCTCTGCTTCACGGTGCTCCCGCATGACCGCGTCGCATCATGGCCACGTGCCGTCTTCGGTGTTGAACGAAACCGGATTGATGCGATTGTGCCCGTCGGGGAATATCATGCTATGGAATACGCCGCCGTGCATGCGCACCACTCCGTGCGACGCGACGTCGAGGAAAATAACTTCGATGACTGGATGCTCTGGGAGGAAGAATATTTCAGCTTCTTTGACGAAAGCTTCCCCTCTCCGGTACAATCACTTTTTCATGGACTGCACCGGGATTGA